A DNA window from Streptomyces sp. CA-278952 contains the following coding sequences:
- a CDS encoding pyridoxal phosphate-dependent decarboxylase family protein — MRSHLLNNTTAEHYRHTVSAGVERVAATLAATERPFSGVSVDELSPVVDAIDLDRPLGDAAAALDELGEVYLRDAVYFHHPRYLGHLNCPVVIPALLGEAVLSAINSSLDTWDQSAGGTLIERRLIDWTTERIGLGPAADGIFTSGGTQSNLQALLLAREEAKIRPEHFTRLRILTSECSHFSVQKSARLLGLGPDAVVSVPVDRDKRMRTVALARALERCVAEGAVPMAVVATAGTTDFGSIDPLPEIAALCEQFAVWMHVDAAYGCGLLASRARGGLLEGIERADSVTVDYHKSFFQPVSSSAVLVRDRATLRHATYHAEYLNPRRMAEERIPNQVDKSLQTTRRFDALKLWMTLRVMGADGIGELFDEVCDLAAEGWRMLAADPRFDVVVEPRLSTLVFRYIPAGVTAPEEVDRANLHARKALFASGEAVVAGTKVGERQYLKFTLLNPETTVHDIAAVLDLISGHAEKYLGDSLDRAS, encoded by the coding sequence ATGCGTTCGCACCTGCTCAACAACACGACCGCGGAGCACTATCGGCACACCGTCTCCGCAGGAGTGGAACGGGTCGCCGCCACGCTCGCCGCCACCGAGCGCCCCTTCAGCGGGGTCAGTGTTGATGAGCTCTCCCCCGTCGTCGACGCGATCGACCTCGACCGGCCGCTGGGCGACGCCGCCGCCGCCCTCGACGAGCTCGGTGAGGTCTACCTCCGCGACGCCGTCTACTTCCACCACCCCCGCTATCTGGGCCACCTCAACTGTCCGGTCGTCATACCCGCCCTGCTCGGCGAGGCCGTGCTCTCCGCGATCAACTCCTCCCTGGACACCTGGGACCAGAGCGCGGGCGGCACCCTCATCGAGCGCCGGCTGATCGACTGGACCACCGAGCGGATCGGGCTCGGACCGGCCGCCGACGGCATCTTCACCAGCGGCGGTACGCAGTCCAACCTCCAGGCCCTGCTGCTGGCGCGGGAGGAGGCGAAGATCCGTCCGGAGCACTTCACCCGGCTGCGCATCCTCACCTCCGAGTGCAGCCACTTCAGCGTGCAGAAGTCCGCGAGGCTCCTCGGCCTCGGACCGGACGCCGTCGTCTCCGTCCCCGTCGACCGCGACAAGCGGATGCGGACCGTGGCCCTCGCCCGCGCCCTGGAGCGCTGTGTCGCCGAGGGTGCCGTCCCGATGGCCGTCGTCGCGACCGCCGGCACCACGGACTTCGGCTCCATCGACCCGCTGCCCGAGATCGCCGCGCTCTGCGAGCAGTTCGCCGTCTGGATGCACGTGGACGCCGCGTACGGCTGCGGGCTGCTCGCCTCCCGTGCGCGGGGCGGGCTGCTCGAAGGCATCGAGCGCGCCGACTCGGTCACCGTGGATTACCACAAGTCCTTTTTCCAGCCGGTGAGTTCATCGGCGGTGTTGGTGCGCGACCGGGCGACCCTGCGGCACGCGACGTACCACGCGGAGTATCTGAACCCGCGCCGGATGGCCGAGGAGCGGATACCCAACCAGGTCGACAAGTCCCTCCAGACGACCCGCCGGTTCGACGCGCTCAAGCTGTGGATGACGTTGCGCGTCATGGGCGCGGACGGCATCGGGGAACTGTTCGACGAGGTCTGCGACCTGGCCGCCGAGGGGTGGCGAATGCTCGCCGCCGATCCGCGCTTCGACGTGGTCGTCGAGCCGCGGCTCTCCACGCTCGTCTTCCGCTACATCCCGGCCGGTGTCACCGCCCCCGAGGAGGTCGACCGCGCCAACCTCCATGCCCGCAAGGCGCTGTTCGCCTCCGGGGAGGCCGTCGTCGCGGGCACCAAGGTGGGCGAGCGCCAGTACCTGAAGTTCACCCTGCTCAACCCCGAGACGACCGTGCACGACATCGCCGCGGTCCTCGATCTGATCTCCGGCCACGCCGAGAAGTACCTGGGAGACTCCCTTGACCGCGCTTCCTGA
- a CDS encoding lysine N(6)-hydroxylase/L-ornithine N(5)-oxygenase family protein — MTALPEPHDFIGIGLGPFNLGLACLTEPIDELNGVFLESKPDFEWHAGMFLEGAHLQTPFMSDLVTMADPTSPYSFLNYLKERGRLYSFYIRENFYPLRTEYNDYCRWAAAKLSSIRFGETVETVTYDEGPGLYTVRTASGELFRSRHLVLGTGTPPHIPEACQGLGGDFLHNSRYLAGKADLQKKKSITLVGSGQSAAEIYYDLLSEIDTYGYRLNWVTRSPRFFPLEYTKLTLEMTSPEYIDYFHALPEETRYRLETSQKGLFKGIDGELIDAIFDLLYQKNIAGPAPTRLLTNSALVSARYDAEGGAYSLGLRQEEQGKEYGLTTEGLILATGYRYEAPAFLAPVTGRLRHDSRGRFDVARNYSIDTTGRGVFLQNASVHTHSITSPDLGMGAYRNAYIIGELLGREVYPVEKSIAFQEFAV; from the coding sequence TTGACCGCGCTTCCTGAACCCCACGACTTCATCGGGATCGGGCTCGGCCCGTTCAACCTCGGCCTGGCCTGCCTGACCGAGCCGATCGACGAGCTGAACGGCGTCTTCCTGGAGTCCAAGCCGGACTTCGAGTGGCACGCCGGGATGTTCCTCGAAGGGGCCCATCTCCAGACGCCGTTCATGTCGGACCTGGTCACGATGGCCGACCCGACCTCGCCGTACTCCTTCCTGAACTACCTCAAGGAGCGCGGCCGGCTCTACTCCTTCTACATCCGGGAGAACTTCTACCCGCTGCGGACCGAGTACAACGACTACTGCCGCTGGGCCGCCGCGAAGCTGAGCAGCATCCGGTTCGGCGAGACCGTCGAGACGGTGACGTACGACGAAGGCCCCGGGCTCTACACCGTGCGCACCGCCTCCGGCGAGCTGTTCCGCTCCCGGCACCTGGTCCTCGGCACCGGTACGCCGCCACACATCCCGGAGGCCTGTCAGGGGCTCGGCGGGGACTTCCTGCACAACTCCCGCTATCTGGCGGGTAAAGCCGACCTCCAGAAGAAGAAGTCGATCACCCTGGTCGGCAGCGGGCAGAGCGCGGCGGAGATCTACTACGACCTGCTCTCCGAGATCGACACGTACGGCTACCGGCTCAACTGGGTCACCCGCTCCCCGCGGTTCTTCCCGCTGGAGTACACCAAGCTGACGCTGGAGATGACCTCCCCGGAGTACATCGACTACTTCCACGCGCTGCCCGAGGAGACCCGCTACCGGCTGGAGACCAGTCAGAAGGGGCTGTTCAAGGGCATCGACGGGGAGCTGATCGACGCGATCTTCGACCTGCTCTACCAGAAGAACATCGCCGGACCCGCGCCCACCAGACTGCTGACCAACTCGGCACTCGTCAGCGCGCGTTACGACGCGGAGGGCGGCGCGTACAGCCTGGGGCTGCGCCAGGAGGAGCAGGGCAAGGAGTACGGGCTCACCACCGAGGGCCTGATCCTCGCCACCGGTTACCGGTACGAAGCGCCCGCCTTCCTCGCGCCCGTCACCGGGCGGCTGCGCCACGACAGCCGGGGCCGCTTCGACGTGGCCCGCAACTACAGCATCGACACCACCGGGCGCGGGGTCTTCCTCCAGAACGCCTCGGTGCACACCCACTCGATCACCTCGCCCGACCTCGGCATGGGCGCCTACCGCAACGCGTACATCATCGGCGAGCTGCTCGGCCGCGAGGTCTACCCGGTCGAGAAGTCCATCGCCTTCCAGGAGTTCGCCGTATGA
- a CDS encoding universal stress protein, with translation MAGHEIPEPKDRKPVADPGSEPRTVEEARHACDPAFRHGVVVGFDGSTSSERALAYAIGMAGRSGSGLIIVHVANRLPTTVWAGCEPPVFVDVPDHRTEVLGLELACADYLSEVPWVLVERGGDICHELEEVGREYAADAIVVGSTHGIVGRIFGSVAGRLARRAQRPVIVIP, from the coding sequence ATGGCCGGTCACGAAATCCCTGAACCCAAAGACCGCAAGCCGGTAGCCGACCCAGGGTCGGAGCCGCGGACGGTCGAAGAAGCACGCCATGCGTGCGATCCCGCCTTCCGGCACGGAGTCGTGGTCGGTTTCGACGGCTCCACGTCGAGCGAGCGGGCCCTCGCCTATGCCATCGGCATGGCCGGCCGATCGGGCTCCGGCCTGATCATCGTCCACGTCGCCAACCGGTTGCCGACCACGGTCTGGGCGGGCTGCGAGCCCCCCGTCTTCGTCGATGTCCCCGATCACCGCACCGAGGTCCTCGGCCTGGAGCTGGCCTGCGCGGACTACCTCTCCGAGGTGCCCTGGGTGCTCGTCGAGCGCGGGGGCGACATCTGCCACGAACTGGAGGAGGTCGGCCGGGAGTACGCCGCCGACGCCATCGTCGTGGGCTCCACGCACGGCATCGTCGGCCGGATCTTCGGGTCGGTGGCCGGCCGCCTCGCCCGCCGGGCGCAACGCCCCGTCATCGTCATTCCCTGA
- the glmS gene encoding glutamine--fructose-6-phosphate transaminase (isomerizing), with product MCGIVGYIGRRDVAPLLLEGLQRLEYRGYDSAGIVITGKAAAGKPGALKMVKAKGRVRELEAKVPKRFAGTTGIAHTRWATHGAPSDENAHPHMDAENKVAVVHNGIIDNASELRAKLTADGIVFLSETDTEVLVHLIARAQAETLEEKVREALRHVEGTYGIAVLHADFTDRIVVARNGSPVVLGIGEKEMFVASDVAALVAHTRQVVTLDDGEMATLKADDFRTYTTEGSTTTATPTTVEWEAESYDMGGHDTYMHKEISEQADAVDRVLRGRIDDRFSTVHLGGLNLDAREARGVRRIKILGCGTSYHAGQIGAQLIEELARIPADAEPASEFRYRNPVVDPDTLYVAVSQSGETYDVLAAVQELKRKGARVLGVVNVVGSAIAREADGGTYVHAGPEVCVVSTKCFTNTVVAFALLALHLGRIRDLSVADGKRIIDGLRRLPEQISEILANEDEIKRLAAEYAGAKSMMFIGRVRGYPVAREASLKLKEVSYIHAEAYPASELKHGPLALIEPAMPTVAIVPDDDLLEKNRAAMEEIKARSGRILAVAHQVQEKADHTIVVPKNENELDPILMGIPLQLFAYHTALAMGRDIDKPRNLAKSVTVE from the coding sequence ATGTGCGGGATCGTCGGATACATCGGTAGGCGTGACGTCGCTCCGCTGCTGCTGGAAGGCCTGCAGCGGCTGGAGTACCGGGGGTACGACTCCGCGGGCATCGTCATCACCGGCAAGGCCGCGGCGGGCAAGCCGGGCGCGCTGAAGATGGTCAAGGCCAAGGGCCGGGTCCGCGAGCTGGAGGCCAAGGTCCCCAAGCGCTTCGCCGGCACCACCGGCATCGCCCACACCCGCTGGGCCACCCACGGCGCGCCGAGCGACGAGAACGCCCACCCGCACATGGACGCGGAGAACAAGGTCGCCGTCGTCCACAACGGGATCATCGACAACGCCTCCGAGCTGCGCGCCAAGCTCACCGCCGACGGCATCGTCTTCCTCTCCGAGACCGACACCGAGGTGCTGGTCCACCTGATCGCCCGCGCCCAGGCCGAGACCCTGGAGGAGAAGGTCCGCGAGGCGCTGCGCCACGTCGAGGGCACCTACGGCATCGCCGTGCTGCACGCCGACTTCACCGACCGCATCGTGGTCGCCCGCAACGGCTCCCCGGTCGTCCTCGGCATCGGCGAGAAGGAGATGTTCGTCGCCTCCGACGTCGCCGCCCTGGTCGCCCACACCCGCCAGGTCGTCACGCTGGACGACGGTGAGATGGCCACCCTGAAGGCCGACGACTTCCGTACGTACACCACGGAGGGCTCGACCACGACGGCCACGCCGACCACCGTGGAGTGGGAGGCCGAGTCGTACGACATGGGCGGCCACGACACGTACATGCACAAGGAGATCTCGGAGCAGGCCGACGCCGTGGACCGCGTCCTGCGCGGCCGGATCGACGACCGGTTCTCCACCGTGCACCTGGGCGGGCTCAACCTGGACGCCCGCGAGGCGCGCGGGGTGCGCCGGATCAAGATCCTCGGCTGCGGCACCTCCTACCACGCGGGTCAGATCGGCGCCCAGCTGATCGAGGAGCTCGCCCGCATCCCCGCCGACGCCGAGCCGGCCTCCGAGTTCCGCTACCGCAACCCGGTCGTGGACCCCGACACCCTGTACGTCGCGGTCTCCCAGTCGGGCGAGACGTACGACGTGCTGGCCGCCGTCCAGGAGCTGAAGCGCAAGGGCGCCCGGGTCCTCGGCGTGGTCAACGTGGTCGGCTCCGCCATCGCCCGTGAGGCCGACGGCGGTACGTACGTCCACGCCGGCCCGGAGGTCTGCGTGGTCTCCACCAAGTGCTTCACCAACACCGTGGTCGCCTTCGCGCTGCTCGCCCTGCACCTGGGCCGGATCCGCGACCTGTCGGTCGCGGACGGCAAGCGGATCATCGACGGGCTGCGCAGGCTGCCGGAGCAGATCAGCGAGATCCTGGCCAACGAGGACGAGATCAAGCGGCTCGCGGCGGAGTACGCGGGCGCCAAGTCGATGATGTTCATCGGCCGGGTGCGCGGCTACCCGGTGGCCCGCGAGGCCTCCCTGAAGCTGAAGGAGGTCTCGTACATCCACGCCGAGGCCTACCCGGCCTCCGAGCTGAAGCACGGCCCGCTCGCGCTGATCGAGCCCGCGATGCCGACCGTGGCGATCGTGCCGGACGACGACCTGCTGGAGAAGAACCGCGCCGCGATGGAGGAGATCAAGGCCCGCAGCGGCCGCATCCTCGCCGTGGCCCACCAGGTGCAGGAGAAGGCCGACCACACCATCGTCGTGCCGAAGAACGAGAACGAGCTGGACCCGATCCTCATGGGCATCCCGCTCCAGCTGTTCGCGTACCACACGGCCCTCGCGATGGGCCGCGACATCGACAAGCCGCGCAACCTGGCGAAGTCCGTGACAGTCGAGTAG
- a CDS encoding winged helix-turn-helix transcriptional regulator, which produces MEEGTSKSPSNCADTGVGQDYDISQWDVREGCEVRQILDRVADKWSLLAIAHLERRTLRFSELRRLIEGISQRMLTVTLRQLERDGLVRRTVYPVVPPRVEYALTELGATLHTTIRSLVDWTESHQQEIAKARADYDARKEAEVSAS; this is translated from the coding sequence ATGGAAGAAGGCACTTCGAAGTCACCGAGTAACTGCGCGGATACCGGCGTCGGTCAGGACTACGACATCAGCCAGTGGGACGTCCGCGAGGGATGCGAGGTGCGGCAGATCCTCGACCGCGTCGCGGACAAGTGGTCGCTCCTCGCCATCGCCCACCTGGAACGCCGTACGCTGCGCTTCTCCGAGCTGCGCCGGCTGATCGAGGGCATCAGCCAGCGCATGCTGACGGTGACCCTGCGCCAGCTCGAACGCGACGGCCTGGTGCGACGCACGGTCTACCCCGTCGTTCCGCCCCGCGTGGAGTACGCGTTGACGGAGCTGGGCGCGACGCTGCACACGACGATCAGGTCCCTGGTCGACTGGACCGAGAGCCACCAGCAGGAGATCGCGAAGGCGCGCGCCGACTACGACGCCCGCAAGGAAGCCGAGGTGTCGGCCTCCTGA
- a CDS encoding GNAT family N-acetyltransferase, producing the protein MSRPDGRRPDQPRPHGLGAFAVRPLDPAADAGLVHGWVTHPKAAFWLMGDAGLADVEREYRSIAAHPHHDAFIGLHDGAPAFLIERYDPTEVELKGLYEAEPGDIGMHFLVAPTDTPVHGFTRAVITAVMDFLFADPSVRRVVVEPDVTNSAVQALNKAVGFEVLREIAKPEKDALLSACTRAQFEAATGGNDR; encoded by the coding sequence ATGAGCCGCCCCGACGGACGCCGCCCCGACCAACCCCGCCCCCACGGACTCGGCGCCTTCGCCGTCCGCCCGCTGGACCCCGCCGCCGACGCGGGACTGGTGCACGGCTGGGTGACCCACCCCAAGGCCGCGTTCTGGCTGATGGGCGACGCCGGACTCGCGGACGTGGAACGCGAGTACCGGTCCATCGCCGCCCACCCGCACCACGACGCGTTCATCGGGCTGCACGACGGCGCGCCCGCCTTCCTGATCGAGCGCTACGACCCCACCGAGGTCGAGCTGAAGGGGCTGTACGAGGCGGAGCCCGGCGACATCGGGATGCACTTTCTGGTCGCCCCCACCGACACCCCGGTACACGGCTTCACCCGGGCCGTGATCACCGCCGTGATGGATTTCCTGTTCGCCGACCCTTCGGTGCGCCGGGTCGTCGTCGAGCCCGACGTCACCAACAGCGCCGTGCAGGCCCTCAACAAGGCCGTCGGCTTCGAGGTGCTCCGCGAGATCGCCAAACCGGAGAAAGACGCCCTGCTCAGCGCCTGCACCCGTGCGCAGTTCGAAGCAGCAACCGGAGGTAACGACCGATGA
- a CDS encoding DUF4429 domain-containing protein translates to MAEIIQRDGTWTFDGDTVRIVPGGKAHPVRQELGEIAVPVQAVAGVSFEPDRKGGRLRLRLRGGACPVLRAADGRLKDGADPYVLTVEKDRTGVAEYFVDELRNALLIEQVPDGPVDRFLLPGPALPVSGGGGDGTASFDGESVRLTWNWKAEESKTAGGPTTFPLSRIAGVRWMPSIGLENGYLRFEPVEGPVSAPPKYDTYALDLWGISKKEHTAVLVAAAVLMRLPGARAAAAAPEAAPALARAAEPAPAAPPAGDHDALLRRLRELGELHRAGVLTDEEFSAAKQAVLRSM, encoded by the coding sequence ATGGCAGAAATCATCCAGCGGGACGGAACGTGGACGTTCGACGGGGACACCGTGCGCATCGTGCCGGGGGGAAAGGCGCACCCGGTCCGGCAGGAGCTGGGTGAGATAGCCGTGCCCGTGCAAGCGGTGGCGGGCGTCTCGTTCGAACCGGACCGCAAGGGCGGACGGCTGCGGCTGCGGCTGCGCGGCGGGGCCTGCCCGGTGCTGCGGGCCGCCGACGGCCGGCTCAAGGACGGCGCCGACCCCTACGTACTGACCGTGGAGAAGGACCGCACGGGGGTCGCGGAGTACTTCGTCGACGAGCTCCGCAACGCCCTGCTGATCGAGCAGGTGCCGGACGGCCCCGTGGACCGCTTCCTGCTGCCGGGCCCCGCGCTGCCCGTCTCCGGCGGGGGCGGCGACGGGACGGCGTCCTTCGACGGCGAGAGCGTCCGGCTGACCTGGAACTGGAAGGCCGAGGAGTCCAAGACCGCCGGGGGTCCGACCACCTTCCCGCTGTCGCGGATCGCGGGCGTGCGGTGGATGCCGTCGATCGGCCTGGAAAACGGCTATCTGCGCTTCGAGCCGGTCGAGGGGCCCGTCTCGGCCCCGCCGAAGTACGACACGTACGCCCTGGACCTGTGGGGGATCTCCAAGAAGGAGCACACGGCGGTCCTGGTCGCCGCGGCGGTGCTGATGCGGCTGCCCGGGGCCCGTGCGGCGGCGGCCGCCCCGGAGGCAGCCCCGGCCCTGGCCCGGGCGGCCGAGCCGGCCCCCGCCGCCCCGCCCGCCGGCGACCACGACGCGTTGCTGCGACGGCTGCGGGAGCTGGGCGAGCTGCACCGGGCCGGAGTGCTCACCGACGAGGAGTTCAGCGCCGCGAAGCAGGCCGTTCTGCGCAGCATGTAA
- a CDS encoding MFS transporter — protein MTGRAWAVLLVLCGAIFLEGIDVAMLNVALPAIREDLDLSTGTLQWVMSAYVLGYGGFMLLGGRAADLFGRRRMFALWLVVFLLFSGLGGLATEGWMLVVARFVTGIAAAFMTPAGLSIITTGFPEGPQRDKALLVYAGTAAGGFSIGLVVGGLLSAIDWRWVFFAPVVLSFGILLAALALLPASPRPDRAGQGVDLAGAVAVTAGILLLVFGVERATHVPAAWTVGTIGAALLLFLAFVLIERASSSPLVRLGLFRSGALVRANVSGLLFAAGFFGFQFIAVLYLQELRGWSSLQTSFALIVIGVDAVLSPLLTPRLVARFGNARVILGGLLLASLSYALFLPIAADWTYAAMFPGLLLLGVAFSLVYGPLTIVATAGIAEEEQGVAGALLYTSFQFGAALGLSAVAAVNIGATDGTSPAALLDGYRAALVVPLAAALTAAAVSAFGLRARRAAATGGPSSDDDGRGGAAPPGGNDAASGVERPAAIGA, from the coding sequence ATGACCGGCCGCGCCTGGGCCGTGCTGCTCGTCCTGTGCGGCGCGATCTTCCTGGAGGGCATCGATGTGGCCATGCTCAACGTGGCCCTGCCCGCGATCCGCGAGGACCTTGACCTGTCCACCGGCACGCTCCAGTGGGTGATGAGCGCGTATGTCCTCGGCTACGGCGGCTTCATGCTGCTGGGCGGACGGGCGGCCGATCTGTTCGGCCGCCGCCGGATGTTCGCCCTCTGGCTCGTGGTGTTCCTGCTCTTCTCCGGGCTGGGCGGGCTGGCCACCGAGGGCTGGATGCTGGTCGTCGCCCGCTTCGTGACCGGGATCGCCGCCGCCTTCATGACACCGGCCGGACTGTCGATCATCACCACCGGTTTCCCGGAGGGGCCGCAGCGCGACAAGGCCCTGCTGGTCTACGCGGGCACCGCCGCCGGGGGCTTCTCGATCGGCCTGGTCGTCGGCGGGCTGCTCTCCGCCATCGACTGGCGCTGGGTGTTCTTCGCCCCGGTCGTCCTCTCGTTCGGCATCCTTCTCGCCGCGCTGGCGCTCCTCCCCGCCTCGCCCCGCCCGGACCGCGCCGGGCAGGGCGTCGACCTGGCCGGGGCGGTGGCCGTCACCGCCGGGATCCTGCTGCTCGTCTTCGGCGTCGAGCGGGCCACGCACGTCCCGGCCGCCTGGACCGTCGGCACGATCGGCGCGGCCCTGCTCCTCTTCCTCGCGTTCGTCCTCATCGAGCGCGCCTCGTCGTCACCGCTGGTGCGCCTGGGCCTCTTCCGCAGCGGGGCGCTGGTCCGCGCCAATGTGTCGGGGCTGCTGTTCGCCGCGGGGTTCTTCGGCTTCCAGTTCATCGCCGTGCTCTACCTCCAGGAGCTGCGCGGCTGGTCGTCCCTCCAGACCAGCTTCGCGCTGATCGTGATCGGCGTGGACGCGGTCCTCTCGCCGCTCCTCACTCCGAGGCTGGTGGCCCGGTTCGGCAACGCCCGGGTCATCCTCGGCGGGCTGCTCCTCGCGTCGCTGTCGTACGCCCTGTTCCTGCCGATCGCCGCGGACTGGACGTACGCGGCGATGTTCCCGGGCCTGCTGCTCCTGGGTGTGGCCTTCTCCCTGGTCTACGGGCCCCTCACCATCGTGGCCACCGCCGGCATCGCCGAGGAGGAGCAGGGGGTGGCCGGCGCGCTGCTCTATACGTCCTTCCAGTTCGGGGCCGCGCTGGGGCTGTCCGCGGTGGCGGCCGTCAACATCGGCGCCACGGACGGGACGTCACCTGCCGCCCTCCTCGACGGGTACCGCGCCGCCCTGGTCGTCCCGCTGGCCGCCGCCCTGACCGCCGCCGCCGTCAGCGCGTTCGGTCTCCGCGCCCGGCGGGCGGCGGCGACGGGTGGGCCCTCGTCCGACGACGACGGCCGGGGCGGCGCGGCCCCGCCGGGCGGGAACGACGCCGCGAGCGGCGTCGAGCGGCCCGCCGCCATCGGAGCCTGA
- a CDS encoding IucA/IucC family protein has protein sequence MTTALTDSVAHLSPERWATANRLLVRKALAEFSHERLLAPTPLGDGRYTVRSDDASTEYRFSARLFALDHWQIDAGTITRHRHGSELPLDTLEFIIELRNTLGISAEVLPVYLEEVSSTLAGTAYKLTKEPVSSGQLVAAGFQAIETGMTEGHPCFVANNGRLGFGVDEYRAYAPEAASEIRLVWLAAHRDRATFTASAGLDHDALVKDELSEATRERFDGTLRGLGLDPGDYFLLPVHPWQWWNKLAVSFAGELAARHLVVLGEGEDRYLAQQSIRTFFNTDHPEKHYVKTALSVLNMGFMRGLSAAYMEATPAINDWLAGLIERDDLLRGVGFSIIRERAAIGYHHRSYEAATVKGSPYRKMLAALWRESPVPGLRSGERVATMASLLHTDHEGGSVAGALIAESGLDPRVWLRRYLDAYLVPVLHSFYAYDLVYMPHGENVILVVEDGVVTRTIFKDIAEEIAVMDPDAVLPPQVERVRVEVPEEMKALSVLTDVFDCFFRFLGAGLDTEGVLDEDTFWRTVAACVRDYQGSVPYLAEKFRSYDLFAADFALSCLNRLQLRDNQQMVDLNDPAGGLQLVGRLKNPIAGF, from the coding sequence ATGACGACCGCCCTCACCGACAGCGTCGCCCACCTCTCTCCGGAGCGCTGGGCCACCGCAAACCGACTGCTGGTACGCAAAGCGCTGGCGGAATTCAGCCATGAACGGCTGCTGGCCCCCACACCGCTCGGCGACGGCCGCTACACCGTCCGTAGCGACGACGCCTCCACCGAGTACCGTTTCTCCGCGCGCCTCTTCGCCCTGGACCACTGGCAGATCGACGCCGGGACCATCACCCGGCACCGGCATGGCTCCGAACTCCCCCTGGATACACTGGAGTTCATCATAGAGCTGCGGAACACCCTCGGGATCTCCGCAGAGGTGCTGCCGGTCTACCTGGAGGAGGTCTCCTCCACTCTGGCCGGAACCGCCTACAAACTCACCAAGGAACCGGTGTCCTCCGGCCAGCTCGTCGCCGCCGGCTTCCAGGCCATCGAGACCGGGATGACCGAGGGCCACCCGTGCTTCGTCGCCAACAACGGGCGACTCGGCTTCGGCGTGGACGAGTACCGGGCGTACGCCCCCGAGGCGGCCTCGGAGATCCGGCTCGTCTGGCTGGCCGCCCACCGGGACCGCGCCACCTTCACCGCGAGTGCCGGCCTCGACCACGACGCGCTGGTCAAGGACGAGCTGAGCGAGGCGACCCGGGAGCGGTTCGACGGCACACTGCGCGGGCTGGGCCTCGACCCGGGCGACTACTTCCTGCTGCCCGTCCATCCCTGGCAGTGGTGGAACAAGCTCGCGGTCAGCTTCGCCGGAGAGCTGGCGGCGCGGCATCTGGTGGTGCTCGGCGAGGGTGAGGACAGGTATCTCGCCCAGCAGTCGATCCGCACGTTCTTCAACACCGACCACCCGGAGAAGCACTACGTCAAGACGGCGCTGTCGGTCCTGAACATGGGCTTCATGCGCGGTCTGTCCGCCGCGTACATGGAGGCCACTCCCGCGATCAACGACTGGCTGGCCGGTCTGATCGAGCGCGACGACCTGCTGCGCGGCGTCGGGTTCTCGATCATCCGGGAGCGGGCCGCGATCGGCTACCACCACCGGTCCTACGAGGCGGCCACCGTCAAGGGCTCCCCGTACCGGAAGATGCTGGCCGCCCTGTGGCGCGAGAGTCCCGTGCCGGGCCTCCGGTCCGGCGAGCGGGTCGCGACGATGGCCTCGCTGCTCCACACCGACCACGAGGGCGGTTCGGTGGCCGGGGCGCTGATCGCCGAGTCGGGCCTGGACCCGCGGGTGTGGCTGCGGCGCTACCTGGACGCCTATCTGGTGCCGGTGCTGCACAGCTTCTACGCCTACGACCTCGTCTACATGCCGCACGGCGAGAACGTGATCCTGGTCGTGGAGGACGGTGTCGTCACCCGCACGATCTTCAAGGACATCGCCGAGGAGATCGCGGTGATGGACCCGGACGCGGTGCTGCCGCCGCAGGTCGAGCGAGTCCGGGTCGAGGTTCCCGAGGAGATGAAGGCGCTGTCGGTCCTCACCGACGTCTTCGACTGCTTCTTCCGCTTCCTGGGCGCGGGCCTGGACACCGAGGGCGTCCTGGACGAGGACACCTTCTGGCGGACGGTCGCCGCCTGTGTGCGCGACTACCAGGGATCGGTGCCGTACCTCGCGGAGAAGTTCCGGAGTTACGACCTGTTCGCGGCGGACTTCGCACTCTCCTGCCTCAACCGCCTCCAGCTGCGCGACAACCAGCAGATGGTCGACCTCAACGACCCCGCCGGGGGGCTCCAGTTGGTGGGTCGCCTGAAGAACCCGATCGCCGGGTTCTGA